The following proteins are encoded in a genomic region of bacterium:
- a CDS encoding amino acid ABC transporter ATP-binding protein produces the protein MITFENVSKSYKGLNVLKNININIAKEETLAIIGPSGCGKSTFLKCINGLVPVNKGKILVDGLDVTSKEVDLNKIRSEIGIVFQQFNLFPHLTVLENVTLAPIKVKKMKENDSKIQALHLLEKVGLLDKIDKYPDQLSGGQAQRVAIARSLAMQPQIMLFDEPTSALDPQMTREVLDTIKELANEGMTMVVVTHEMNFAREVANRIIFLSRGQIIEEGSSTKMFDNPQSNITREFLKSAFRKEVV, from the coding sequence ATGATAACGTTTGAAAACGTAAGCAAATCGTATAAAGGACTTAATGTATTAAAAAATATCAATATAAATATTGCTAAAGAAGAAACATTAGCAATAATCGGTCCTTCAGGCTGCGGTAAAAGCACTTTTTTAAAGTGTATTAACGGTCTTGTCCCCGTTAATAAAGGGAAAATTCTTGTGGACGGGCTTGATGTAACTTCAAAAGAAGTTGATTTAAACAAAATTAGATCAGAAATAGGTATAGTTTTTCAGCAATTTAATTTGTTTCCGCATCTGACAGTTCTGGAAAATGTTACTCTGGCGCCTATAAAAGTTAAAAAAATGAAAGAAAATGATTCTAAAATTCAAGCTTTGCATCTTTTGGAAAAAGTCGGACTGCTTGATAAAATTGATAAATATCCTGATCAGCTTTCAGGTGGTCAGGCACAGAGGGTTGCTATAGCAAGAAGTCTGGCAATGCAGCCGCAGATAATGCTTTTTGACGAACCAACCAGCGCTCTTGATCCTCAAATGACCCGGGAAGTTCTGGATACAATAAAAGAACTTGCAAATGAAGGAATGACAATGGTTGTTGTTACTCATGAAATGAATTTTGCCAGAGAAGTGGCAAACAGAATTATTTTTCTCTCCAGAGGGCAAATTATAGAAGAGGGTTCGTCAACAAAAATGTTTGATAACCCCCAAAGCAACATAACTAGAGAATTTTTAAAAAGTGCTTTTAGGAAAGAAGTGGTTTAA
- a CDS encoding YlqD family protein: protein MNKIKLIIQHISNLLTVSSTKDRGENMEINTIRVKRPIKIKTIVTDKFKQQVQEEINKEINLLDSQIMQLEMQSKQIHDQASEFSSLYGDHSVEQIQQALEDISRRLQQISELKNEMVSQKESISHLALNNVIITGSLENYVELRTGENIYEKFREAEILVKDGVIQEIKE, encoded by the coding sequence ATGAATAAAATAAAACTTATAATTCAGCATATATCAAATCTTTTAACTGTAAGCTCAACAAAAGACAGGGGTGAGAACATGGAAATAAATACTATAAGGGTTAAAAGACCTATAAAAATAAAAACCATAGTTACTGACAAGTTTAAACAACAGGTTCAGGAAGAAATAAACAAGGAAATCAATCTCCTTGACTCTCAAATTATGCAATTAGAAATGCAAAGCAAACAAATACACGATCAAGCTTCAGAATTTTCGAGTTTGTATGGAGATCACAGCGTTGAGCAAATTCAACAGGCGTTGGAAGACATCTCAAGAAGACTTCAGCAGATAAGTGAACTCAAAAACGAGATGGTTTCTCAAAAAGAAAGCATTTCTCATCTTGCACTTAACAATGTTATAATCACAGGAAGTCTTGAAAATTACGTCGAATTAAGAACCGGAGAAAATATTTATGAGAAATTTCGTGAAGCCGAAATTCTTGTAAAAGACGGTGTTATACAGGAAATTAAAGAATAA
- the rimM gene encoding ribosome maturation factor RimM (Essential for efficient processing of 16S rRNA) translates to MEKLLSIGKILNFHGIQGEVKVGFTEGAEDLFTKIDEIYAIKDSKKITLTPDRVRFHKNFAIIKFKEINSVDEVIELKGAYLKAPKSKTQGFLKEDEFYIDDLVGLSAYDDNENLIGKVSAVSISKGQDILFIKDSENKEHIIPFAKEIVPEVNLKEQKIIIKNIDGLI, encoded by the coding sequence TTGGAAAAGCTTTTATCGATAGGAAAAATCCTTAATTTTCACGGGATACAAGGTGAAGTAAAAGTCGGCTTTACAGAAGGCGCCGAAGATCTTTTTACAAAAATTGACGAAATATATGCAATTAAGGATTCAAAAAAAATTACTTTGACCCCTGATAGGGTTCGTTTTCATAAAAACTTTGCTATTATAAAATTCAAAGAAATTAATTCTGTAGATGAAGTAATAGAACTTAAAGGCGCTTATTTGAAAGCACCAAAATCAAAAACACAGGGATTTTTAAAAGAAGATGAATTTTATATTGACGATCTGGTGGGACTTTCTGCTTATGATGACAATGAAAATCTTATAGGAAAAGTTTCAGCCGTTTCAATATCAAAGGGGCAGGATATTTTATTTATAAAAGATTCTGAAAATAAAGAGCATATAATCCCTTTCGCAAAAGAAATCGTCCCTGAGGTTAATTTAAAAGAACAAAAGATAATTATAAAAAATATTGACGGATTAATTTAA
- the trmD gene encoding tRNA (guanosine(37)-N1)-methyltransferase TrmD encodes MRFDVITLFPEIIQNYCSASVIGRAFKQEVVSVNTINPRDFSTDKHKKVDDTPYGGGAGMVLMCPPFFDAYESVKKLQNSVSIIFTPQGKPFDHQTAKDLSTKDQIVAICGHYEGYDERIRQIPELIEISIGDFVLTGGELAALCVIDSVTRMLPGGIGKKECAEEDSFSEDLLEYPQYTRPCDFRGLSVPDVLLSGNHQEISKWRKKQAILKTQQKRPDLFEKFMQRKHTKEEKKVLEELNLGRKI; translated from the coding sequence ATGAGATTCGACGTAATAACTTTATTTCCCGAAATAATTCAAAATTATTGTTCTGCCAGTGTCATAGGACGGGCTTTTAAGCAGGAAGTTGTTTCTGTAAATACCATTAATCCCCGTGATTTTTCTACAGACAAACATAAAAAAGTTGATGATACTCCTTATGGCGGCGGAGCAGGCATGGTTTTAATGTGTCCGCCATTTTTTGACGCTTATGAATCTGTTAAAAAGCTGCAAAACTCTGTTTCAATTATATTCACTCCGCAGGGAAAACCTTTTGACCATCAAACAGCAAAAGATTTAAGCACAAAAGATCAAATTGTTGCTATTTGCGGACATTATGAAGGCTATGATGAAAGAATAAGACAAATCCCAGAGCTTATAGAGATTTCTATAGGTGATTTTGTCTTGACAGGCGGAGAGCTTGCGGCACTTTGTGTGATTGATTCCGTTACAAGAATGCTCCCCGGAGGAATCGGAAAAAAAGAGTGTGCGGAAGAAGATAGTTTTTCTGAAGATTTGCTTGAATATCCTCAATACACAAGACCCTGTGATTTCAGAGGACTGAGCGTTCCTGACGTTTTATTGTCGGGAAACCATCAGGAAATATCCAAATGGCGAAAAAAACAGGCGATTTTAAAGACTCAGCAAAAACGTCCTGATTTATTTGAAAAGTTTATGCAAAGAAAACATACTAAAGAAGAAAAAAAGGTTTTAGAAGAGCTTAACTTAGGGAGGAAAATATAA
- a CDS encoding undecaprenyl-diphosphate phosphatase yields MDIYQAIIQGLIQGLAEFLPVSSSGHLILVSSIYKNIVGKELASGGHQEIFFDIMLHLGTLIAVLIYFRTDIKNLLTSFIISVKNKSINSNEESKFFLNVLAGTLATIAVFYPFKDIAETLVQKPAYVGIALIIAGTVLFSTEFISNKFNQKINLVGWKRAVAIGIAQALAGIFHGLSRSGLTISTGLATGLSRTTAARFSFLLSIPIILLAVVSESLSFIKTGEITNFNWSAIITGTLIAMVVGYFCIKYFIKFLSNNKLNVFAIYCWTVGLASILYFGIYMKGF; encoded by the coding sequence ATGGATATATATCAGGCTATAATACAGGGATTAATACAGGGGCTTGCGGAATTTTTACCTGTAAGCAGTTCAGGGCATCTGATTTTAGTATCTTCCATATACAAAAACATTGTGGGCAAAGAACTTGCAAGCGGCGGACATCAGGAAATATTTTTTGACATAATGCTGCATTTAGGAACTCTCATAGCTGTTCTTATTTATTTTAGAACTGATATTAAAAATTTACTTACAAGTTTCATTATTTCCGTAAAAAATAAATCGATTAACTCAAATGAAGAATCCAAATTTTTTCTTAATGTGCTGGCAGGAACGCTTGCAACAATCGCAGTGTTTTACCCGTTTAAAGATATTGCGGAAACTCTGGTACAAAAACCTGCTTATGTAGGAATTGCTTTAATAATTGCAGGAACAGTTTTATTTTCCACTGAATTTATTTCAAATAAATTTAATCAAAAAATAAATCTGGTAGGCTGGAAAAGAGCAGTTGCAATAGGCATAGCGCAAGCTCTTGCAGGAATATTTCATGGACTTTCCCGTTCAGGCCTGACAATTTCAACAGGTTTGGCAACGGGACTCAGCAGAACAACGGCCGCAAGATTTTCATTTCTTTTAAGCATTCCTATAATTCTTCTTGCTGTTGTTTCTGAATCGCTGAGTTTTATAAAAACAGGCGAAATTACAAACTTCAACTGGTCAGCGATTATAACAGGCACACTGATTGCAATGGTTGTAGGATATTTTTGCATAAAATATTTTATTAAATTTTTAAGTAACAATAAACTTAATGTTTTTGCAATTTACTGCTGGACAGTAGGATTAGCCTCAATTTTATATTTTGGAATTTACATGAAAGGGTTTTAA
- a CDS encoding TIGR02757 family protein has protein sequence MQKLTKEYLDELVKTYEIPDFIKDDPLQFPHKFKSQSDIEVSGLISSCLAYGNRKKIVETLMKVHEIFNDSPAEFVINFDIDRDAELFKGFVYRYTQERDLILLIYVIGQALKEYGTLEKAFMKGFVPDEENIKASLTNFVQLLRSYIPCDETTCRGLFHLIPSPELGSACKRLNLFLKWMIRKSSVDLNIWKNIPANKLIIPLDTHVARISRKWKLTERKSNDWKTAEEITEKLKEFDAIDPVKYDFAIFGLGIGGLA, from the coding sequence TTGCAAAAGCTAACCAAAGAATATCTGGATGAACTCGTAAAAACATACGAAATTCCTGATTTCATAAAAGATGACCCCCTACAGTTTCCCCATAAATTCAAAAGCCAGTCCGATATAGAAGTTTCGGGATTAATATCTTCTTGTCTTGCTTACGGAAATCGAAAAAAAATCGTAGAAACTTTGATGAAAGTCCATGAAATTTTTAATGACAGCCCTGCCGAATTTGTCATTAATTTTGATATAGACAGGGATGCTGAACTTTTTAAAGGTTTTGTTTACAGATATACTCAGGAAAGAGATTTAATTCTCTTAATTTATGTTATTGGACAAGCTTTAAAAGAATACGGCACTTTAGAAAAGGCTTTTATGAAAGGATTTGTTCCTGATGAAGAAAACATTAAAGCCAGCCTGACAAATTTTGTGCAGTTACTGAGAAGCTATATCCCTTGTGATGAAACAACATGCAGGGGTTTATTTCATCTTATCCCCAGTCCTGAGTTGGGTAGTGCCTGTAAAAGATTGAACCTTTTTCTTAAATGGATGATAAGAAAAAGCTCTGTTGACTTGAATATCTGGAAAAACATTCCTGCAAACAAACTTATAATACCGCTTGATACTCATGTAGCAAGGATTTCCAGAAAATGGAAATTGACCGAAAGAAAAAGCAATGACTGGAAAACCGCGGAAGAAATAACAGAAAAACTCAAAGAATTTGATGCTATTGACCCTGTAAAATATGATTTTGCCATATTTGGTCTTGGAATTGGCGGATTAGCTTAA
- a CDS encoding prepilin-type N-terminal cleavage/methylation domain-containing protein encodes MFFTNKKRINYNQIHKGFSLIEILVSTIVLSILMLGFAGFTSGVFDVSASHAGQIKSVNEARFSTERIITQINKSAYIYPSDVSLSLSGKSINTLNSVAMLIPEDDGKYRFVAYYLTANTKGLSDLYEFFSNVTYAWSENTCPAYNILSFSGDSSVIANDIDKNNTALEYILNYQNAPTDKVLKGEVSNIIASNKYALIKGIYWKIFQGTTQDQVIQLKGISRNVPRFFE; translated from the coding sequence ATGTTTTTTACCAATAAAAAGAGAATAAACTATAATCAGATACACAAAGGCTTTAGTCTTATTGAAATTTTAGTGTCAACAATTGTGCTGTCTATTCTTATGCTTGGTTTTGCGGGATTTACTTCCGGCGTTTTCGATGTTTCAGCCAGTCATGCAGGTCAAATTAAAAGCGTAAATGAGGCAAGATTTTCAACAGAGCGAATAATTACACAGATAAATAAGTCTGCTTACATTTATCCTTCCGATGTCAGTCTTTCGTTATCAGGTAAAAGCATAAATACTTTGAATTCTGTGGCAATGCTTATCCCCGAAGACGATGGAAAATACAGGTTTGTCGCATACTATTTAACAGCTAACACCAAAGGTCTGTCAGATTTATACGAATTTTTTTCTAACGTAACTTATGCTTGGAGTGAAAATACTTGTCCTGCATATAATATTTTAAGTTTTAGCGGAGATTCTTCTGTTATTGCAAATGATATAGATAAAAATAATACTGCATTAGAGTATATTCTTAACTATCAAAATGCGCCTACAGACAAAGTTCTCAAAGGAGAGGTATCAAACATTATTGCATCTAATAAATATGCTCTGATAAAAGGTATTTACTGGAAAATTTTTCAGGGAACAACTCAGGATCAGGTAATACAACTCAAAGGAATTTCAAGAAATGTGCCAAGGTTTTTTGAATAA